In Candidatus Ozemobacteraceae bacterium, the sequence AATGAATACAAGATGAACGCCGGGCGCGCGATTCGCGGGGAATACCTCGATCTGGGATGGCAGACCTCAGGTGTTTCCCGGAACATTGAGTATGATAAAACATTTTATTGCTGGGCATATGAAATGATGTCGTTCTTTTCGACGCCGGCCTTCAGGGAGGGAGCATCGAATTTTCGCCTGATCTTTGCCTCGAAAAACGATTGGACGAATCCGGTGCCCGCGGTCCTGATCTTCAAGGTCGTGGACGGGGCTCTGCTGAAGGGGCGGGCAGACCCGGGAAGCCACGTGACGGTTTCCCTCGATTGCAGGGTCTCCATGGCCCCGGTTCGGTACAGGAAAAGCGTACGCGCCGGTGATGACGGAGCCTACGAGGTTCGCGTGGCTTACCCCACGGGATATGCCGTCGGCAGGATAACGACTGGCAGTGACTATGACATCGTGGAGACGATCGGAAACAAAAAGGTGAATCGCAAGATACGGGTGTCGGAAGCTGATGTCGATGCCGGATCGGTGATGGATATTAAATAGTAGTTACGATAAAAGACAATCCAGCTCTTCTCGCGCGACCACGTCCCATGACCTGATGCCCGCGACTTGCGCGCTCGTCTTGCCGGCGGATGTCCGGAACGCCGTCGACGCGAGGGCGGCCGCAAGCGCCGCGGCAAGGTTCTCCGCCGATCCCGGTTCAACCAGGTTCAGGGCCGGTGACGGTCCCATTTCCCGGATTGCCGGAAGGTCGCTGGCCACGACCGGCAGGCCGGCCGCGAAAGCTTCGAGAATGGTGAGAGGGTGCCCTTCGCTGATGGATGGGTGAACCAGAATATCGTGGGAATGATAGAGGGTTGCCATCTCCTCGTGTGGAACATGGCCGCGGAACCGGACCCGGGACCCGAGCCCGAGTATGCCAGCCAGTTCGCGAAGCCGCTTCTCGTCAGGGCCGGAACCTGCGAACGTGCAGGTGAAGGGGGCACCACGGGTGTCATTCAGAATGTGCAGGGCGCGGAGAAGGTGCTCTCCGCCTTTTGCCGCGACCAGTCTTCCAGCGAAGAGCAGGCGGACCGGACCATCCTCCCGAGGGGCATCAGCCCTTCCGGGGGAAAGGGACTCCAGGTCGACCCCGTTGGGGATGAAATGAATGCGGGACGGAGGAGTGCACCGGCGAAGCCTTTCGAAATCGGTCCGGTTGGCACAGATCACGTGATGATACGCCCCGAGAGGCGGATGCGTCCATCGGGCCGCGAGAAAACCGGCAATGCCGGGGAGCAGGCCGTAAGACGCTTGCCAGGTGGCAAAACATGCAGGGTGGTTATGGATGATCGCGAGACGACGTGGTCCGCGGTAACGCCTGAGGGGCAGGATGAACGAAGGCGGAAAGGGCGACCAGTCTTCCCGGACGGCGTCGAACCGCTCTGCGCCCAGAAGATTGCGGATGGTTCCCATGAGCATCAGGCACGACCAGGCCAGGACAACGTGAGACGTCGGTTCGAACCGCTTCAGCACGAAGTCCGGTAACGTCGGCACGCTGATGACTCGAACGTTGTCCCGCAGTTCCGATACACGTTCCTGTACAGACGTTTTTGCGCCGATCCAGATGACTGCATACCCCATCCGGACGAGGCGTCTTGCGACTTCCCAGCTTCTGATCTCGGCGCCGCCGGGGTGAAGAGGCGATGCCTTGTTGATGAACAGGAACTTCTGACGGGCCATTCAATCCCCATGTCCCGGGAGGGTGAGGGCAAAATTCGTGCTTTTTCCACCGTTCTCATACCATGCATAGTCGAGAGACCGTATCAGTCGTACAAGCTCGTCGTGGTCTGGAATCCCTGGACGAACGTAGTAACAATGGGTGTCTTGCGGAGACATGCCGAAGACGCCGGCAGGGGTGAACTGGTACTGCTTCGCGTATTCATACAAGACGAGCGTCTGATGACCCCATGGCGAGCGGAGGAGTCCTGGATCGACAGGGTGAAACGGAGAGAAATATCCATGCCACACGAGAAGATCGGGCTTGTTCCTGTCGAGATACTCCTTCGTGACGAGCCCGTGATGGGCGATCCACTGGTCATTGAGCCCCCATGTGTCTATGGCCCGCCATTTTGAATACAGAGGGAGCAGGCCCGCTTCGGTCGTGGCCATCGTATACTTCCGGTCTGCAAAACGATGAAGCATGATGGCGATGTCGTATCGCCCGTCTTTTGCATATGTGACGGTTGTCGAATGAATGACCTGCCGACGGAGGATCATACCCGCGAACAGAAGTGCGACGATGATGAGAGCTGTTCGTTCGAGTCCCGTCAGCTCGGACAGGGTGGGGAGATGAAGGTCTTCCCGCAGCGTGCTGACGAGGGGAAACCATGAGAGCACGCCAAGAACAAGGACCGGATACTGGAATCTGGCTCCGAAATTCATTTCATCCGACAGCATGACCCACATGACGATCGAGCCGACGATGGGGATGAGGAATGCCAGCCCTTTCAGGAAAAGCTCCTTCTTTCGGAAGGTCAGGAGAAAGGCCGGAATGAAGGGATACAGGAAGACGTAGCTGTTCCTGAATGAAATCTCGAGGACGGGATAATGGAGAAATCCGCCGCCTTTTTTGTAAAAGGGATTGGGAAGGGGATACCCGAAGTAGTTCCACCTCCAGAGAAAATAGGCTCCCCCGAGAGCAAGGAAGATCGAGCAGAATGTGGACGCAAGACGCCGATACTCGGCCCATGGCATGAGGAGGCCGAGAGCGATCATGATATATATCGAAATGAATACTCCTTCCGGCCTGATGAGACCGGTCATCAGACAGACGATGGAAAAGAGGATGAAATCACGGGTTGTCCCGGTAGAAACGAGCAGACGCTGTGCCAGAAGCCAAGCCAGGCAGATGGAAAATGCGAAGAATGGCGTTCCGAAGTAGGCCGCCGCGAAAAAAAGCCCGGGTCCGACCGTGAAATAGATTGCGCTCAGCAGTGCGGGGATCATTCCGGCCCCCTGGATCCGCCTCATGCCGATGTAGATGAGCACCGTCGTTCCGAAATGCGCCAGCAGAGTCAGGAGCCTGACGGCGCATTCCAGGGAACATCCGATGCCGTGCACTGCGGCAACCGCCAGCAGGAACAGGAAGTCCGTCGCCCCGTCGACGGGAGGTTCGCCTACGTTCCATACGATCCCTTTTCCCGCAGCGAGATGCTCCGCGTATCGCATGAGGATCGCGGCGTCTTCGAATGGTGGGATACTGAAATCGACGAACCGCCATGCGAAAAAGCCGGTCAATATGACGAGCGATATCAATGCGACGGCGTCAGTGGTGATTCTGTTCATGGCTGCTGGCCGGAAGCCGCACATCAGGGATTTCTTCCGGTTCCCGGGGCTTGCTTGCGATGGTGAGTCGCGAGATGGAGAGAATGCTCCTGGGCAAGAACCTGGATGGCCCTTGTCAGCGCGGCATGGCGGAGGGAGCTCTGGAGGGCGAGGAGCATCAGAAACAGCTGGCCGAAGAAGAAGATGGTCGAGGTCGGAGCGACGATGCCGAGGAGGGAACTGATGCGCTTCAGCAGCCTGTAATGGAGTCCCAGGACGAAGGTGATAATGCCGACAAGGAGCCACAGCCAGGAATCGTCTTCCCGAAACCTGCGGCGCCGGACGAGGTCGAGGGTGAGATACAGGATGCTGCAGCTCAGGGTGACGACCCAGGCTTTCTGCCGGGGCGGGAGACGGGTTTCTTCGAACTGGTCAGACATCATGCCCTCCGAGGTGGCGAAGAAGTGTCATCACGATGGACATGAGCATTTTCGCCGTATAGCGGACCGGATGAAACCAGCCGCTGTGCATGCTCTGTCCCGGAAGCGCCCTGTGCATCATCACATCCACTTCGCGAATCCGAATTCCCGCGAGATGGAGCATGATGAAAACATCCGCGTCAGGGTAATCCATGGGAAATCCGTCGCGGACGAGCAGTTCCAGAACCCGGCGATTCAGTGCCTTGAATCCCGACGTGGGATCCTTCAGTGGAACACCGGTGAGACACCGGCAGATCGATGCGAAAAACCGTCTGCCGACATCTCGGACGAACGGGGAGTCGTAAGGGCACCCTTTGTGGAATCTGTTGCCGACGACGAAATCGGCCTGCGCTTGCTGGATGGGGGCGATCAACTTCGGAATCGAGCCGGCGTCGTGCTGCCCGTCCGCGTCCATCTGCACGAGAACGTCGTATCCCTGGCGAAGGGCATATTTGAACCCTGTCTGCAGTGCGCCGCCGTAGCCAAGATTTATCGGTAATGATATACAATGTACGCCGGCTTTTTCCGCAATGGAAACCGTCGCATCGGTCGACCCGTCGCTCACGACGACAACATCTGCGCCGCCGGGCAGGGTATCTGCAAGGGATCTCAGCGTTGCCGGAAGCCTGTGCTCCTCGTTGAACGCCGGAATGCATATCAGGACACGCCGCAAAGGCGCCGGACCAGCGCGTTCAAGAGATTCGCGCGGGGGGTGGGGTCGCGATTTGTGCCGTCCGGGCGGCGGACGTCGTGTCGGGAAGCCTGAGGGGGGCTGGACAGGGATCATTTCATCTGCTGGACGATCGAGAAGAGGGGCATGAAGACCGACAGGGCGATGCCGCCGATGACGATGCCCATGAAGACGGTGAGGATCGGGGTGAGGGCGCTGGTGAGTCCTTCGAGCGCCTCGGAGGTCTCCTGGTCGTAAAAGTCGGCGACCTTCTCGAGCATCTTGTCGAGATTGCCGGAGTTCTCGCCGACCTCCATCATCTTCTGGACCATCGAGGGAAAAATCTTGCTGCCCTTGACGCTCGATGCGAGCCCCTTGCCCTGTTGTACGGAAATGGCCATCTGGCCGACGATCTCCTCGAGCACCTTGTTGCCCATGACCGAGCCGGTGATGCGAAGCGCATCGAGGATCGGAACGCCGGAACCGAGAAGGGAACAAAGCGTGCGGGCGAACCGGCTGATCGCGATTTTTTTCGAAATCGGCCCGAGGATCGGGGCGGAGATGACGAATCTCGCCAGAAGCGACTCCCCGAGCTCCGTCTTGAAAAAGGTGTAAAGGCCGAAGGCGACGCCCGCGAGAACGCCGATCACGAGGACATACTGCTCACGGAGGGTGTCCGACGCCCAGATCAGGAACTTCGTGATGGGCGGAAGCTCGGCTTTCATCTTCTTGAACATCTTCGTGAAGTTCGGGAAGATCTTCACGAGCAGGAAGACGACGCAGCCGATGGCGAGAACGAACTGGACGACCGGAAGGGTGAGGGCCGACTTGACCTTGCCCCTGATCTTGGAATCGGCTTCGGAAAAGGCCGCCAGCCGCATGAGCACCTTGTCGAGAATACCGCCGGCCTCGCCGGCCTCGATCATATTGCAGTAGATATTGTTGAAAACTTTCGGATGTTTGCGGAGCGCCCCAGAGAACGGCTGGCCGGAGCGGAGATCCTTGCCGACCTTGTCGAGGACGTCTTTGAAATAGGGATTCTCGGCCTGGTCGTACATGATGCCAACCGAGTCGACCAGAGGGATGGCCGAACCGACGAGCGTCGACAGCTGGACGGTGAAGACCATCAACTCCTTGGCCGAAACGCTGCCGCCGAAGGAGAGGTTGAAGCTGCCGCCTTCCTTCGCGGCGGTCGCCTTGATCAGGTAGAAACCCTTGTCGGACAGCATCGAGGCGAGTTTCGCCATGCTCTCCGCTTCTATCTGTGTTTTGAGAACTTCGCCCTTCGCGTTCTTGACTTCACAGTCGAACTTCGGCATCCGGTCACCCCCGCATCACCGACATATTACCGGTCCGCCGCCCCGTATGCAAATTCCCGGAAGATCTCTGTGAAATCGCTGTGTTGTGGTATGCGTTTTTCACTTTTATTGATTCCTGCAGAATGAAAGCCCCCCGTTCGCCCTGAGCCTGTCGAAGGGCGAAATGAGGAAACATCTGCAAGTGGCTGTTCGTGCTTCGACAAGCTCAGCACGAACGGAGACACGAAGCTGGTTTTTGATATGCAGGACTCAATAAAATCAATCCGCAGATACCGCTGATGAAGCAGATGGCGCGGATGATTCCTGAAAAACGAGCGGTTCGGCTGTCGTTTCAGCTCTATTCTTTGCGGGAGAGGGCGAAGATTTCTTCGGGGGTGGTGAGGCCCTGCTGGAATTTCAGGGTGATGTCCTCGCGCAGGGTCTTCATGCCCCCGGCGATCGCGGCCTGCATCAGGTCGTCGGGACCGGCGTTCTGGATGATCAGGCGACGGATCTTCTCGCTTGTGTACATCACCTCGTGGACGCCGAGACGGCCCTTGTAGCCGGTGTTGCCGCATTTGTCGCAGCCCTTGCCTCTATAATACGTGGTATTTATCGCCTCGGGGGGGAGGCCGATCTCGTTGAGGACCTCCGGGGTGATGGTCGTGTCGGGATTCCGGCAGACCTTGCAGATGCGCTTCGCCAGACGCTGAGAGACGATACAGAGAAGCGCGGCCGAGACGAGGAACGGCTCGACGCCCATGTCGACGAGGCGGGTCGCGGTGCTGGGGGCGTCGTTGGTGTGGAGCGTCGCGAAAACGAGGTGACCGGTGAGGGCCGCTTCGATGGCGATCGTCGCCGTCTCCTTGTCGCGGATCTCGCCGAGCATGATGACATCTGGATCCTGTCGCAGGAACGCGCGCAGCACCGTCGCGAAGTCGAGGTTGATCTCCTGGCGTACCTGCACCTGGTTGATCAGCTTCAGTTTGTATTCGACGGGGTTTTCGACGGTGCAGATGTTCATGTCGACGCCCTTGATGGCGTTCAGGCACGCATACAGCGTCGTGGTTTTTCCCGAGCCCGTGGGGCCCGTGACGAGCACCATGCCGTTTGGGGCGCCGATGGCTTTCGTGAGCAGCTTGTAGTTGTCCGGGGTGAAGCCCATCTGGTCGAGGCTTACCTGGACGTTCGACTTGTCGAGAATCCGCAGGCAGACCTTCTCGCCGAACGCGACCGGAATCGTGTTGACGCGGAAATCGATCGGCTTGTCCATGATCGTCATCTGGATGCGGCCGTCCTGCGGGATGCGCCGCTCCGAGATGTCCATGCCCGAGAGGATCTTGAGGCGGGAGACGGCCGACGCCTGTGCTTCGGGCTGGAGGGTCATCGCGATCTGGAGGGTGCCGTCGATGCGGTAGCGGATGCGCAACTCCCCTTCGTCGGGCTCGATATGGATGTCGGAGGCGCCCTTCTGAACGGCCTGGGTGAGGATCAGATTGACCAGCTTGATGATCGGGGTTTCCTCGCTGGCCTTCTTCAGGTTGTCCATGTCGCCTTTCTTGTCGCCCTCGGGGCCGTCGGCGGTGATCTGGCTCAGGGCGTCGGCCATGGCGCCGGCGACGTACAGCTTGTCGAGCGTCTCGTTGATCTGGACTTCGGAGCAGATCGAGCGGACGACCTCGCAGTTGTTCTGGAACTGGATCTCGTCGATGATGAACACGTCGAGCGGGTCCGCCATCCCGATCATCAGACTCTTGCCGTCGAAGTTGATCGGCACGAGCATGTGCTTGCGCGCGATCTTCTCGGGCACCATTTTCAATATCTCAGGCTTTATTTCGACCTTGTTCAGGTCGACGAACGGCACCTTGAGCTGCTTTCCCAGCACCGGGAGGAGCTTCGCGTCGGTGAGATACCCCAGTTCGATCAGCACCTGGCCGAGGCGCTTCCCGCGCTTCTTCTGCTCGGCAAGGGCGATGTTCAGCTCCTTGTCCGTGATATGGCCGGCTTCGATCAACATCTCGCCGATTTTTTTCCGTTTGAACATTGCCTGGTTCCTCTATCCTGCTACGTTACGACGCATGAGCCTGAAATTCTTCGACTGGATCGGATGTTATTCGCAGATGACGCGGATAACGAATGTAAATTACTCGATATAACAAGAGCAGGAATCTGCGAAATCTGCAAATCATCATATCGGTGTCTCACGGGACGAAAAATCCTTCTTCAGCGGGCTGACTCCCAGTATTTGCGGCGGGCATCCATGTAGTGGGGGTTGAGCTTGATCGCCTGCTGGAACTCGTCCATGGCCTCATCCGTGCGTCCCTGCTTCTTCAGAACCATCCCGAGATGGTAATGCAGGTCGGCGTATTCGGGATGTTCCTTCAACAGGCGCTTGTACTCTCGTTCGGCGATGTCGAGTAGGCCGAGGTCGGTGAAGACGAGACCGAAATCGATGGTGACGCTGCTTTTGTCCAGCCGCCCGCCGAGATGATCCTCGACGACGCGTCGGTACTCGATCATCGCCTTGTTGAAGGCTCCCTGATCCTGGAGGATGCGGCCGACGTAGTAGCGCGCCGCCGCGTAGCGCGGATTGATGGCCAGAGCGTTCGAGAAGCTGGCCATCGCCTTGTCGAGGGAGCGGTTGTCGTAGAACAGGAGGCCGATGTTGAAGTGTGCGTCGGCGAAGCGGGGATTCAGCGTCAGCACCGACTCGTATGCCGCGATCGCCTGTTCCCTGTCGCCGATGCGCCGGTAGGCGTGGCCCATGTGGAGGTAGTAGACGGGGTTCTTGGGATGTATATTGACCGCTTTTACGAAGCAGAACGAGGCCTTGTCGTATTGCTCCTTGATGTAGAAAGCATTTCCGAGATGAAACAGCACCTCGTGGTGCTTGGGATGCACCCGCAGGAACTTGATGCAGGCGTCGACCAATTCGTCGATCAGGGCTGTGTTGTAGCTATCGACGGGGGCCACGTCAGCGCTGGGAAAGGACCGACTTGATGTCGCGGCCGAGCTTGGTGCGGGGCTCGACCAGCCGGAACGACGAGCGGTCGGTGCAGTACCGATGGAGAACCTCGAGGCCTTCGTAGGCGCGTTTCCCGAGCGAATCGAGCAGGCCTTCGAACAGCGGCGCGAGATGATGGATGCCCGGCTCGATCTGCTCCTCCTCGCGAAGGTGGAACCGCAGCTTGTAGACGATACCGTCGTCACGCCGGAAGATATCGACCTCGGGATCTTCGAGATGCTGGCTGCGCGAACCGAACCGCCGGACCGCGAAAAAGTGCTCGCGTTCGTAAGCCTCGTACAGGTCGACGCCCCAGATGTAGGGGTTCTTGAACACGCACATCGGAAAGATCGGCGACAGGAACCGCTTCATCGCGTCGACGACCTCGTAGTTGTACTGTTCGGCCGGAATCGTGATCGCGAGCTCGCCGCCGCGCAGTTCGAACATGCCGCCGAGCTCGAAATCGCCCCTGATGACCTCGATGCGCTCGGGTTTCTCGAGGTTCAGCAGAATCTTTCGGGTGCGGTCGTTGAACGTCGAAAACTCCTCGTCGGGCCGGTCGGAGCGGGTGATGCTCAGACGCTCGAGGGGCATGGCAAGGATCGTCTCGAGCACATTCGACAGAATCTCGCGGTCCTTGCGGCTGCTGAAAAAGACGTATTTCTCAAAAATGTCGCATGTCTCGTTCATGTGGCTGCCTTTTCCGATTTCACATACACCATCGTGATGTCGTCATCATGGGGAATGGTTTCCTTGAACCTGTTCATCTCGTTCATCACATGATACACCACCGACGCCGCTTTTCCTGCCGGCGCCGTGTCGAGGGCCGTCTTGAGCCGCTCGAGGCCGAACCGCTCGCCCTGCCGGTTGAGGAGGTCGAGCACGCCGTCGGTGTAGAGGAAGACGCCGTCGCCGGGAAGAAGGTCGACGGTGCGTTCCGAATAGGCGTTCTCCTCCTGCTCGAACAGGCCGAGCGGGATGCCCGCATCGAAGTCGATCTCCTCGACGAAACCTGTGCCGCTGCGCACCACGAGCGGCTTGCAATGGCCGGCGCTCGCGCAGGTCACGGTGCGCTTCTTCGGATCGAACACCGCGATGATCATCGTGGCGAACAGCGGCCCCATCTGCTCCTTGGCGAGCTGCTCCGAAAGGAACAGCAGGAACGGGCCCGGCCCGTCGAACTTGTCGGCCATGGCGCGAACCAGCGCCTGGATCTTCGACAGGAACAGGGCCGCGGGAAGCCCCTTCCCGGAAACGTCGGCGATCGTCGCGAGCAGGCGGTCGTTGGAAAGCGGGATCAGGTCGTAGTAATCGCCCGAGATCTCGTTGCAGGGAACGCAGGTGCCGTGAACGTCGAGGCCCTGCTGAATCGGCGACTGCTGCGGAAGCGTCGAGGTCTGCAGCGTCCGGGCGATGTCGACCTCGTGGATCAGACGATCCTGGCGTAGGTTCTCCTTGAACAGCCGGTGGTTCTCGATGCAGATGGCGATGTGCTTGTTGAACAGGGTCGCCATCACCTTCTCGTCGTCGGCGAGCGCGCGCCTTTCTGAGTTCGTGAAGACGACGAGACCGAGAATGCGGTTCCAGACCATGAGCGGGAGGATCGTCAAATCACGCGGCTCCTGGCGCCCCCGGAGAGGCAGGGAGAAGTTCTTCCAGTCATCCGAGTTCAGGCGCTCGATGTCGATTTCCTGCCGGATGATCTCGAGCATCTTGCGGGTGATCGGGTCGTCTTTCGAAATCAGCGGGAGAACCTCGCCGGTGCGCGGCTTCGTGCCGCACGCGAACTGAAGGGCTGACGCCTCGCGCGTGTAGATGAGGATCGTCATCGTGGGGAACAGCTCCTGACAGAGCTGGAGCGCCACGTGCAGCTGGCGGCCGAGCTCGGCCGCGTAGTTCATGTAGCCGAGCAGGTGCGAGATGCGCTCGAGATCGACGCACCGGTTGTGCAGGCGGGAAATGCTGCTTTTGTACCAGTCGATGAGGGCGTTCGACTGGAAGAACAGATCCGTCAGATCCGCCGGGGGGGTATCGGGAAGCGGCGAACCGTCGACGTGATCGGTCGACAGGTTCCTGATGGTGTTCCACCAGAAGCTGATGATGCCGAGCAGGAGAGACGTGAAGACGAGAAACCCGAGGCTCAGCAGGTTCTCCGCCGAATACCGTATATCAGCGGGAATACGATTCAGCGTGAGCGCGATGCCGCCCACGACCAGCAGAATGCCGGCCGTGAACAGAATGAACGGGTATCGTTTCAGGTAGGTGCGCATAGGACTTTCGTCCCGTCACTCTACACCCCCCGAACTCCCTGCGTCAACGCGCCCTGACTGCCATTCTCATTTCAAACTTCAAGCTTCAAACGTCTGACTTCCCCGAAGGGGTGCAAAACCATGTGAGCACCAGCTCGATCGGGGCGCCGACATACACGATCAGCAGAAGTTCCAATGCCTGAGAAACGTCTGGAGCGTTTTTGCACGCATCTTCAACGCGGCTGACGATCCGGAGCAGATCGGTGGATCTCTGCGAGCGCATCTGCGCCACAACGTCCTGGACGAGGTGGTTCAACGTGACGCTCAGATACAGGAACGTGAGCAGGAAAAGGCCGATCACGACCCAGCCGGCGAGCGAGCGTCCCATGGCCCGATGCCCCATGCCGGGGCAGACGAAAAGGCTGAGCAGGATCGCCTTGACCAGACTCCTGCCTGAAGGAGGCGTCGGTGTGGATGCCGGAGAAATGGCCGAAGCCGCGGTTCCATCGGGAACGGCGGCTTCTGGCTTGTCGTTTGAAGAGGCTGTCACGCGATCATGCGGCCCGATACTGCTCCCAGGTGCCGTCGAGCCTGCTGTCGAGCTTCTGCAGATGCTCCTGCAGCGCGTTGATGGCGGCGGGATCGCCGATTTTGGCAAGCGCTTCGCCCGCGGCCATGCTGACTTCTTCCTTCGGATCGGCGAGGGCGGCGATGAGGGCCTGGACGACGGCCGTGCCGCGCTTGTCGCCGAGCTGGATGCAGGAGATGCGGCGGACGCGCCAGTCGGGGTTCTTCAGGCCCCGGATGTACCGAAAGGTCTGATCGAGCGGCGTGACGGAAGCCAGGGTGGGAACGCGAGTCCTGTTCGCCGGCCGCGAGCCGGTCGAGGGCTGCGCCGTCCAGCGTTCCCAGGCGGCCGAGAAGACTTTCTCGAAAATGAACCATCCCGCGAAATAGACCATCGTCAGGAGCAGAATCTTGAATTCGAGTTCCAGCATGGCTGATGCCTCCGTCGATCGGATATTTTTCTCCGATATCTATCGGCATCGAACGACAAAAGCCGAAGAGGACGTTTCGTCCGACGGTTCAGAGCATGACGGGCCAGCGGGAGGTATCAGCGGGGAGCTTTCCTTCGAATACTGAAATCAGGCTCTCGATGTCCGGTGACCGGAAGCCGAAGGTCGCGAGGCCGGTCGTGGCTTCGGGAACGCAGTCGAGATCGTAGGGATTTCGCAGAGCCGCGAGAATCGTTCCCGGAGCTGCGGCCGCGAGACTCCGGAAGGCCTCTTTCTGACCGGGAAACAAATGGGCGTTGTAGGAGAGGATCAAGAGCTTCGCGGGCTGTTCCGCCGATTCGAGAGCCGCGCGGACCGGCGCCGCGATGGCGTCGGCGGCATCCTTCGGGTGATACAGGACGCAGCGGGCGTTTTTGAACGCTTTCTGAATCTGGTGCGCCGGACCGGCATCGGCGTGGTCCTCCTCGACCTGCACGAGCGAGGCGATGTGGGGGCATGCAACGACGAGGCGCGTGTCGGGAGCGAGCGGCAGATCGCCCGTCTGCACGCGAGACGCGAGAACGGCCTTGTCGTGGGCCTCGCGAACCAGCGCTTCGTGCGATTGCGCGAGATTGACCAGAGTAGCGGACGGCGTCGTGGCTGAGAGCTTCGCGCGGGCCCGGGCGATGCGCTCGAGGCTTTCGTCGAGCCTGCGGGCCGCCGCCGGCGATGATTCGACCTCGCGGAGAATGGTTTCGGCCGCGGCCTTCTGGCGTTCGAGATCGTGGCAGATGAGCAGAAGGTCGGCCCCGGCGAGGAAGGCGAGGCGGGAGGCTTCGGCCACGCCGTATGTCTCGGTGATCGCGCCCATCTCGAGGTCGTCCGTGATCAGCAACCCATCGAAGCCGAGTTCGCGTCGCAGGAGACCGGTGAGAACGTTCTCGGAAAGGGTCGCCGGCAGGTTGGGGGAGGGCTCGAACGCGGGGAAGAAGACGTGCGCCGTCATGACGGCGTCGATTCCCGCGTCGATGGCCGCTTTGAAGGGGGCGAGTTCGAACGACAGCAGGCGATCGCGGTCGTAGGGAATGACCGGAAGCGTGAGGTGGGAATCGACTTTCGCGTGGCCCTTTCCCGGAAAGTGCTTGGCGCATGCGAGCACGCCGCCATCGCGGAGGCCGTTCGCGAAGGGAATGCCGAATTTGATCACGGTTTCCGGGGTGTCGCCGAAGGAGCGTGCGCCGATGCCGGGGTTGCCCGCATGGTTGATATCGAGCACCGGGGCCAGGTTCCAGGTCAGACCGATCGACCGCATTTCGGCGCCCATGGCGGCCCCGAT encodes:
- a CDS encoding tetratricopeptide repeat protein yields the protein MAPVDSYNTALIDELVDACIKFLRVHPKHHEVLFHLGNAFYIKEQYDKASFCFVKAVNIHPKNPVYYLHMGHAYRRIGDREQAIAAYESVLTLNPRFADAHFNIGLLFYDNRSLDKAMASFSNALAINPRYAAARYYVGRILQDQGAFNKAMIEYRRVVEDHLGGRLDKSSVTIDFGLVFTDLGLLDIAEREYKRLLKEHPEYADLHYHLGMVLKKQGRTDEAMDEFQQAIKLNPHYMDARRKYWESAR
- a CDS encoding ATPase, T2SS/T4P/T4SS family — encoded protein: MFKRKKIGEMLIEAGHITDKELNIALAEQKKRGKRLGQVLIELGYLTDAKLLPVLGKQLKVPFVDLNKVEIKPEILKMVPEKIARKHMLVPINFDGKSLMIGMADPLDVFIIDEIQFQNNCEVVRSICSEVQINETLDKLYVAGAMADALSQITADGPEGDKKGDMDNLKKASEETPIIKLVNLILTQAVQKGASDIHIEPDEGELRIRYRIDGTLQIAMTLQPEAQASAVSRLKILSGMDISERRIPQDGRIQMTIMDKPIDFRVNTIPVAFGEKVCLRILDKSNVQVSLDQMGFTPDNYKLLTKAIGAPNGMVLVTGPTGSGKTTTLYACLNAIKGVDMNICTVENPVEYKLKLINQVQVRQEINLDFATVLRAFLRQDPDVIMLGEIRDKETATIAIEAALTGHLVFATLHTNDAPSTATRLVDMGVEPFLVSAALLCIVSQRLAKRICKVCRNPDTTITPEVLNEIGLPPEAINTTYYRGKGCDKCGNTGYKGRLGVHEVMYTSEKIRRLIIQNAGPDDLMQAAIAGGMKTLREDITLKFQQGLTTPEEIFALSRKE
- a CDS encoding glycosyltransferase family 2 protein; amino-acid sequence: MIPVQPPSGFPTRRPPPGRHKSRPHPPRESLERAGPAPLRRVLICIPAFNEEHRLPATLRSLADTLPGGADVVVVSDGSTDATVSIAEKAGVHCISLPINLGYGGALQTGFKYALRQGYDVLVQMDADGQHDAGSIPKLIAPIQQAQADFVVGNRFHKGCPYDSPFVRDVGRRFFASICRCLTGVPLKDPTSGFKALNRRVLELLVRDGFPMDYPDADVFIMLHLAGIRIREVDVMMHRALPGQSMHSGWFHPVRYTAKMLMSIVMTLLRHLGGHDV
- a CDS encoding glycosyltransferase family 4 protein encodes the protein MARQKFLFINKASPLHPGGAEIRSWEVARRLVRMGYAVIWIGAKTSVQERVSELRDNVRVISVPTLPDFVLKRFEPTSHVVLAWSCLMLMGTIRNLLGAERFDAVREDWSPFPPSFILPLRRYRGPRRLAIIHNHPACFATWQASYGLLPGIAGFLAARWTHPPLGAYHHVICANRTDFERLRRCTPPSRIHFIPNGVDLESLSPGRADAPREDGPVRLLFAGRLVAAKGGEHLLRALHILNDTRGAPFTCTFAGSGPDEKRLRELAGILGLGSRVRFRGHVPHEEMATLYHSHDILVHPSISEGHPLTILEAFAAGLPVVASDLPAIREMGPSPALNLVEPGSAENLAAALAAALASTAFRTSAGKTSAQVAGIRSWDVVAREELDCLLS
- a CDS encoding DUF2304 domain-containing protein; the encoded protein is MSDQFEETRLPPRQKAWVVTLSCSILYLTLDLVRRRRFREDDSWLWLLVGIITFVLGLHYRLLKRISSLLGIVAPTSTIFFFGQLFLMLLALQSSLRHAALTRAIQVLAQEHSLHLATHHRKQAPGTGRNP
- a CDS encoding type II secretion system F family protein, which translates into the protein MPKFDCEVKNAKGEVLKTQIEAESMAKLASMLSDKGFYLIKATAAKEGGSFNLSFGGSVSAKELMVFTVQLSTLVGSAIPLVDSVGIMYDQAENPYFKDVLDKVGKDLRSGQPFSGALRKHPKVFNNIYCNMIEAGEAGGILDKVLMRLAAFSEADSKIRGKVKSALTLPVVQFVLAIGCVVFLLVKIFPNFTKMFKKMKAELPPITKFLIWASDTLREQYVLVIGVLAGVAFGLYTFFKTELGESLLARFVISAPILGPISKKIAISRFARTLCSLLGSGVPILDALRITGSVMGNKVLEEIVGQMAISVQQGKGLASSVKGSKIFPSMVQKMMEVGENSGNLDKMLEKVADFYDQETSEALEGLTSALTPILTVFMGIVIGGIALSVFMPLFSIVQQMK